AACGTACAATTTGCTAGAATCGAATCGGGTTTGATGGAGGTGGTGATATTCATAGTGTCACCGCCTTTTTATTTGCCTCAAATTCTTCTCTGAATTTTTCAGCTTCTTTTTCATGATAACGGCAACGATCTTCTGATAAATATACAAACATTTCTAAGACTTTCTCCAAGTTGGAAAAATGGTATTCAGCACTTGGATTACGAGCCATTAAATCTTTTTTGATTTGTTTCACTTTGAGCTGCACATCTGATAGGGCTGTCCTCATCCAATCCATATCACACTCAGCCATTGAGGCTAAGTCGTGCATGTCATCAGCGTTATAAATTTTAGGCGTGTTTGTAGTGTTATTTTGATTAGGCATGATTAATGCGCTCCGTTTGAGTTTAAAGGAGCTTTACCATTCACGACCAAATGAGGGTGGCAAAGCTGTAAAGGGTTGGTCGATAGGTTCAAACGGATACCTACACACGTAAACGTGTCCCTCCACAGCTTCACCATAAAATGCGAACGCATAGAGATATTACGCACAAAAAAAGCCCTTGCGGACTGTGCGCCGTTTGAATCATAGCCGACCAAAGCTAACTTTGAGATTTTGCTCAAAGCAAGGGAACTATAACTACGAAAGTTTCGTAGTGCAACAAGAAAAACAACAATAAAGTATTTTAGTGGTGCATCCAGTTTTGGATATACTCCCATAGGATTTAAAATACTGTCAGAATAAATGTGAGCAAATTTGCTCATATCTAAATAGATACGCTCAAATCTGAGTGCATCTAAGGCTTGAGTTTTGGCTTTAAAATCTATTATTTGATTCATACTTTCACCTACTGCACACGGTTAATATGAATGTCTGAATTAATCAAAATGCCGTCATTGGATAGCCCGATCTGTTGACGGTTGTCCATCATTTTCAATAACTGCTGTTCAGCTTCTTCAAAACTGATACCAAAATGCTTGGCAATATCTTCAAGGCTATACATTGGGTCGCCGTCATCGGTGTAACCGCTTACTGGTGGCAGTAGGTTTAATTCTTTGGCTTTGGCATCCATTTCCTTTTTGATGTGTTCAGGCATTAAATGCAAAGTCATCATGAAAGCCTGCTCTGTAATGGGATGACCATCGCCGTACTGTTTAAGCATTGCCTTGTAGTGGTCAAAGGCTTTGAAAAACTCAGGGTTTACATGCTCAGTCATTGTGTAACCCCTCAAAAGTTAGCTGTAAATTGTTTTTGCATGTTGTGATTCTTAGGTTTAAATCTCGCATTGAATAACGATGATTTACCAACCCAGTACCATGAAATGATCCTTTAGCCTTTTGGGTCTTTGCCTGCATACATAAGCGGTTTAATTCTTCATAGGCGGTTTGTCGTGCTGAATAACTGCCAGTCTTACGAATGCTTGGTAATACTTCTTTAAATACCCAAGTTTGGAAATTTAATGCTTCTTTTTTGGTAGATCGGAAAACAATGCGGTAAAGATTTTCTTCACTGATAAAAGTAATGAATTGATTTCCGCTTGTGGTAGGGGTACACAAACTATGTGTACCCTTTGGATTTAAATTAAATCGGCTTGGGTTTGCTCTTTGCATATCTAATGCCTTACAAACATCAGCCAAGCAAAATAAAGGCTGTCCATTTTCATCAAAGGCAACTCGAACGCCGTGTTCATTAAAATTAAAAATAGATGGATTCATGCAACAAACTCCCCGATCAATTCATAACGAGCGTGGTAGCCGTCACGGTTTAAGTTCGGCTCTTGGTGGGTCACAATGTCACAACCAGAACGGCGTAAACGCTGTATGACAGCACTCAGGCGATAGCAATTAAATAGATTGATTGCTTCGGCTTGGCTCAAGGTTTTACCTTGCTTGAGGTGGTCTAAAACTTGGGTTTGGTGGTTCATGTTTAAGCCTCCATCGTTACAATGTTGGCTTTATGTTTGGCTATACGATCTGCTACCCATGAATCGACATCTGATTCAATCCAAGCGACACGGCGTTCTGACAGGTTTAAGCATTGAGGAAAATCACCGCTTCTCATCATGGCATAGATGGATGAAGCTCCAAGTCCTGTTTTTTCTTGGACTTCTTTACGGCGAATCAAGCGATTATTTTCAGTTTGTTGCGATTTAGATAAAGTCATCTAAACATTCTCCAGTGATGGAAATGCCTAGACACAAAAATAGAAAAGTAGGAATGTTTGAGTTTTTAAACTAAGTTTTATCAGCTAGATATAGCATTGTATTGGTGTTCAATAGGTTCAGTAAGAAACAATGGAATGTATCTTTAAGTAAACAAAATGTTGACCAGTTAGTCTTTCCTAACTATAGTTCTACCTATAGGGTAAGTTTACTTACCTATATCGGAGTTCCGATAAAACTTGTTTTTAAGCTGTTTACATTTCTAAAGTTCCTTTAGGTTTGTGTCTTGGTGGACATGGTTTAAAAATATCGACATGTAGTAATTTCCAGTTACTCCATGTCATCCAAAGAGTTGATGTATTTCCAGTACATCAACTCTTTTTTATTATTCATTGATTGCTTTCACATTTATTACAACTCAATGAACATGCTGTAACTTTATAAGAGTTATGTTTAAATGGCTACCCCTTTGCCACACAAGTGCGTTAAATGTTGTCGTAAAACTAAGCGAACAAACGGATGTGTGTAAGTTCATATTTATGCATATAGTGTCATATTGGTTTCGACACTATCCATTTGACTTTAATAAGTTTGTTAAATAAAAACATTAACAAAAGTTAATATAAGTTGTTCATTTTTATGAACATAATATTCATATTTGAATATTACAAATAATTACAAATTACCCTACCTTATTATTTTTAACCTGATTAAAAAAGATTATGTTTTGTTCATAAATCACACTAAAAATATAATCGCTCCACTTTTGCAACATCGTAGTACGCTCCTTTTCGTACTTCGCCTTGTTATACACTGCTCGCACCCCTTTCCCCGTGTGGTTCAAACACGCCTCAATCGCATCACTGTTAAAACCTTGTTCATTTAAATGCGTGCTTGCTGTACGCCGTAGATCGTGAATAGTGAAGTCAGCTAAACTTGTTAATTTAAGGGCGTTCTTTTGGGACTCATTAAAGGCATTATGGCTTATATGTGTGCCTGTCTTTCTACCTACAAAAACATAAGGCTCATCACCTGCAATCTGTTTTAATTCTTTTAATATTTCTATAACTTGATCAGACATATAAACAAGCATTTCACGGCTATGCCCAGTTGTACTATCTGCCTTTGTTTCAGGAATTAACCATATACGTGTTTCAAAATTGATATGCTCCCACTTCGCCCTCAATAGCTCTGACTTTCTAATCAAAGTTAATAGTGATAATAGAATGCCTAATTTTCTAGGACGATATATACGTGAGTTGAGTAGGGCAGTGTAGAACTCTTTTATTTCGTTTGTTTTTAAATAACGATCTCTCGGCACTGCCTTATAGATATGGCGTGTTGGGATAGCAAGCACTGGATTAAACGGAACTAAACCCAATGTCATAGCATAATCAAACATACGTTTTAATAAACCTCTGACTTGATTGGCTGCTGCATCATAACCTTGATCTTTCTTACGCCATATTACACGGCGGACATCATCAACGCCGATCTGTTCTATAGCCATATTGCCAATCATGGGATAAATATCATTTTTCAAACATAAAGCCATGTTATATGAGTTCTTACGCTCTTTTTGAATAACATCCTTGAAATACATTTCTCCATAGTCACGGAATAGCACACTGGTGACTTTACTTTTATTTTGTTTTGGTGAAATGCCTTTCGCCACCAATGAGGCTGATTCATCTCTAATCTGTCGAGCTTCTTTTAATGATAGATCGGGATAACGACCTATCACCAATCTTTCTTGTTTACCGTTTAATGAGTAACGATAGTGCCAAGACTTCACACCCGATTCTTTAACCTCAATGAATAAACCATTATTCAATTTATCTTTCACTGAATAGCGTTTTTCCTGTGGTTTGAGGTTTTGAATTTCTCTATCTGTAGAAAAAAATAAACCATTTATCTTGGGCATCTTAGGCACTCACACTTAAAACCAGTATTTTTAAGTCACGTATCTAATAAGTGACTAAAAAAAGCATAGCACTAGTTGAATATATTGAACACTATTGAATAATAATTAAATATTAAAAAAGCACTAAGTATATATTACTTAATGCTTTTTATTTACTTATTAGAACTTACTAGAACGTATTGAACAATACTAAAAAATGAAATTACTTTCCAATACAAAACGATCCAAAGATCACCCCAAGCAGATCATCGGCACTAAAGTCACCTGTAATCTCACCCAAAGCATTTTGTGCCAAACGCAATGACTCTGCGACCAATTCTCCAGCATGATAAACCACAAGCTGCTCATGTGCTTCTGCCAGATAGTGCTGAGTGCGCTTCATTGCGTCTAAATGACGAGTTCGAGCAATAAAGGTATCTTCTTCAGGCTGAAAACCTGCATGCGCTGTAATCGCATCTATGAGCGACTGAACACCCATATCTTGTTTTGCCGATACAGTGATATGCCTAAAACCATCCAAATCACTTAATGCAGGTTGTTGTGTAGTTAAATCACATTTATTTCCAATCAGCATCAAGCGTTTTGGTTCTATATGATCCGCAAAATAATTCTTTGCCAATTCCAAAGGATTTTCACCTTGGCTTAAGTCATATACCAACAGTAAAAGATCGGCTTGTTCAATTTCTTGAATTGCACGACGAATCCCTTCTTTTTCGACAATATCGCCAGTTTCACGTAAGCCTGCGGTATCCGTTAAAGTGATTGGTAAACCATTTAAGGTAATTTTTTCATGTAAAACATCACGGGTCGTTCCTGCAATATCCGTCACAATGGCACGATCATTGCCTGCCAAAGCATTGAGTAATGAAGATTTACCTGCATTGGGTTTACCTGCAATCACCACCTGTAAGCCTTCACGCAACAACTGCCCCTGACGCGCAGATTGCTGTACCGCAGCCACTGAAGATTGCACATCTTGCAATAAACTCAGAATCTTACCGTCTGCTAAAAAGTCGATTTCCTCTTCAGGAAAGTCGATGGCTGCTTCAACATGCAAACGTAAATGAATCAGTTTTTCTAAAACGGTATTTACTTTATTGGAAAATGCGCCTTGTAATGAACGTACTGCAGAACGCGCAGCCGCCTGTGAAGTTGCATCAATTAAATCGGCAATCGCTTCAGCCTGTACCAAATCCATTTTGCCATTTTCAAACGCACGCATGGAGAACTCACCTGCTTTTGCCGCAGTCGCACCCAGCTCAAGTAAACGTGCCAATAAGGCATTTTGAATCACAGGCCCACCATGCCCCTGTAACTCCACCACATCTTCACCGGTGAACGAGTTTGGATTTGGGAAGCAAATCACCAAGCCTTCATCCATCACTTCATTGCGTTCATCTAAAAACTGACGAAAACCTGCAAAACGTGCTTTGGGTAAGCTTTTTTGAGTGAATGCTTCTGCAATCGCATAAGCTTTCGGTCCAGATAGACGAATCACACCTACCCCCCCACGGCCCGGTGGCGTCGCAATGGCTGCAATTGTGGTTTGGCTGATAGGGTTACTCATCTAGATCACTCAAATTTTGACAATAAAAAAATCCGCCTAAGATTACCATCTTAAGCGGATTTAATCAGCTATTGCTTAATTTTTTAAGTTTAAGCTGCTTCTCGTTTTAAACGATCTTTTTCAACAGATTTATTAATAAACCATTGCTGTAAAATTGTGATCGAGTTGTTCACAATCCAGTATAAAACCAAGCCAGCAGGGAAGAACAGCATAAATACTGTAAACATGATTGGCATGATTTTAAATACTTTAGCTTGCATTGGATCAGCAGGTTGTGGGTTCAAACTTTGTTGAACAAACATGGTTACACCCATCAACAACGGCAAGATGAACCAAGGATCCATCGCTGACAAATCTTGAATCCACAGCATCCAAGGTGCATGACGAAGTTCTACAGACTCCATCAGTACCCAATACAATGCTAAGAAAATCGGCATTTGTAGCAACAATGGTAAACAACCAGAAAGCGGATTCACTTGTTCGCGTTTGTAAAGTGCCATCATTTCTTGTGAGAAACGCATACGGTCTTCACCAAACTCTTCTTTCATGCGTTGCATTTCAGGTGCAATCACACGCATTTTCGCCATTGAGCGATAGCTCTTAGACGATAATGGCCAAAGAATCAGTTTCACTAAGATCGTCAATAGAATAATTGACCAACCCCAGTTGCCCACTACGTTATGGAACATTTGCAAGCCCATAAACAAGAGTTTTGCAATCGGCCATAACCAACCATAGTCTACAGTTTGGTTTAAGCCCACAGCTAAATCTTTCAATTCAGATTGAATTTTAGGACCCGCGTAGAATGTTGCATCAATGCTCATCGCTTTACCAGCAGGAACATTAATGGTTGGAGATGTAAATCCAATGATATTCATACCATCTGCAGATTTACGCGACTCCAATTTCGCTGTGTATTCTTGACCACCAAAATGACCAGGAATCCAAGCGCTTACAAAATAGTGTTGAACAACAGCAACCCAACCGCCTTTTGCTTGTGTATCAAGTTTCTCTTCCGAGAAATTAGCAAATTTGAGTTTGTTATAATGTTCATCAGGCGTTCCCCAAGCACCACCTAAGAATGTACCCAAAGTGAAAATACCTTGGTCAGACTTACCTGGGTCTT
The DNA window shown above is from Acinetobacter piscicola and carries:
- a CDS encoding helix-turn-helix transcriptional regulator — protein: MTLSKSQQTENNRLIRRKEVQEKTGLGASSIYAMMRSGDFPQCLNLSERRVAWIESDVDSWVADRIAKHKANIVTMEA
- the mnmE gene encoding tRNA uridine-5-carboxymethylaminomethyl(34) synthesis GTPase MnmE; this encodes MSNPISQTTIAAIATPPGRGGVGVIRLSGPKAYAIAEAFTQKSLPKARFAGFRQFLDERNEVMDEGLVICFPNPNSFTGEDVVELQGHGGPVIQNALLARLLELGATAAKAGEFSMRAFENGKMDLVQAEAIADLIDATSQAAARSAVRSLQGAFSNKVNTVLEKLIHLRLHVEAAIDFPEEEIDFLADGKILSLLQDVQSSVAAVQQSARQGQLLREGLQVVIAGKPNAGKSSLLNALAGNDRAIVTDIAGTTRDVLHEKITLNGLPITLTDTAGLRETGDIVEKEGIRRAIQEIEQADLLLLVYDLSQGENPLELAKNYFADHIEPKRLMLIGNKCDLTTQQPALSDLDGFRHITVSAKQDMGVQSLIDAITAHAGFQPEEDTFIARTRHLDAMKRTQHYLAEAHEQLVVYHAGELVAESLRLAQNALGEITGDFSADDLLGVIFGSFCIGK
- the yidC gene encoding membrane protein insertase YidC; the protein is MQQWARFAILGAMFVVAYLLILAWQKDYGHANTTKTQPAAVVAHDVSADLPNGQTTAATSDVPQANIAAAQQPTTVPATANQQLISVQTDLYHLWISPKGGDIVRIELLNHDQSKNSDQPFVMLESDPKRTYVAQSGLIGLNGPDSSRAGRPNYEFEKTAYTLADLKDTKDKDGKAIKVLAVPMIFKTADGVEIIKTFNFKQGNYPIEVSYQVVNRSAQNWQGQMFGQLKRDNSEDPGKSDQGIFTLGTFLGGAWGTPDEHYNKLKFANFSEEKLDTQAKGGWVAVVQHYFVSAWIPGHFGGQEYTAKLESRKSADGMNIIGFTSPTINVPAGKAMSIDATFYAGPKIQSELKDLAVGLNQTVDYGWLWPIAKLLFMGLQMFHNVVGNWGWSIILLTILVKLILWPLSSKSYRSMAKMRVIAPEMQRMKEEFGEDRMRFSQEMMALYKREQVNPLSGCLPLLLQMPIFLALYWVLMESVELRHAPWMLWIQDLSAMDPWFILPLLMGVTMFVQQSLNPQPADPMQAKVFKIMPIMFTVFMLFFPAGLVLYWIVNNSITILQQWFINKSVEKDRLKREAA
- a CDS encoding tyrosine-type recombinase/integrase, which translates into the protein MPKINGLFFSTDREIQNLKPQEKRYSVKDKLNNGLFIEVKESGVKSWHYRYSLNGKQERLVIGRYPDLSLKEARQIRDESASLVAKGISPKQNKSKVTSVLFRDYGEMYFKDVIQKERKNSYNMALCLKNDIYPMIGNMAIEQIGVDDVRRVIWRKKDQGYDAAANQVRGLLKRMFDYAMTLGLVPFNPVLAIPTRHIYKAVPRDRYLKTNEIKEFYTALLNSRIYRPRKLGILLSLLTLIRKSELLRAKWEHINFETRIWLIPETKADSTTGHSREMLVYMSDQVIEILKELKQIAGDEPYVFVGRKTGTHISHNAFNESQKNALKLTSLADFTIHDLRRTASTHLNEQGFNSDAIEACLNHTGKGVRAVYNKAKYEKERTTMLQKWSDYIFSVIYEQNIIFFNQVKNNKVG
- a CDS encoding Bro-N domain-containing protein — its product is MNPSIFNFNEHGVRVAFDENGQPLFCLADVCKALDMQRANPSRFNLNPKGTHSLCTPTTSGNQFITFISEENLYRIVFRSTKKEALNFQTWVFKEVLPSIRKTGSYSARQTAYEELNRLCMQAKTQKAKGSFHGTGLVNHRYSMRDLNLRITTCKNNLQLTFEGLHND
- a CDS encoding helix-turn-helix domain-containing protein; this encodes MNHQTQVLDHLKQGKTLSQAEAINLFNCYRLSAVIQRLRRSGCDIVTHQEPNLNRDGYHARYELIGEFVA